Below is a genomic region from Echinicola rosea.
GGCATATAGAAAGGCCCTGGCTATAAAAATTGTTGAGACAATGGACGCTTGTCCCGGAAATTGTGGTAACGAAGACCGGATTGAATTCATCAGAAAGCAGTTTCCTAACCTGGAAATGGACGATCTCACCGAAAAGATGAAGGAGATAGCAGAACTCAAGAAGCGTATTGATGCTCGCAATGAGCAGAGTTCTTAACCCGCTCATACGTTCCTACAAAAAATCTTCAATTTTCTTTTGGAGACCACCCCCGTCCCACCCCTACTTTTGAATTGTTCTTTTCCGGATAAGAACCTAAACAATTTAATAAACAATAAAAGAAGGAATATTATGAAACGCCAAATAGAAATATTTACTGCCAATTGTCCTGTTTGCGATCCTGTCGTTCAAATGGTAAATGACTTGGTTTGTGATAACTGTGAAGTTACCACTTACGATTTAGTGAAACAATGCGAAGACAAAACCTGCCTGAGCAAAGTAGAAGAATATGGTGTAAAGAGATTGCCCGCAATAGCCGTGAACGGAAAATTGCTGGATTGCTGCCAAATCAGTGCCCCTACGAAAGAAAGTTTGGTTGCAGCAGGGATTGGTAAATAGAATACCATGCGAGGTATGGCTTGTTTAAATAAATTCCCTCCTGCCATACCAGGTGGGGATAATCATTAAAAAATACTTGCTATGAAATCTTTAAATTCAGAATTACAAGCGTGTATTGACAACTGTAATGAATGTATCACCGCTGCCCGTATTTGCCTTGACAAACATTTGGGCGAACCAGACATGAAGAAGTGCCATCAGCTTTGCCTGGATTGCACTACACTTTGTGCGGCCTGTGTCCAAATGATGGCATCACAGTCAGACTATTCAAGCCGCGTTTGTGCTATTTGTGCCGAACTATGCAATGCTTGCGCAGATGAATGTGATAAATTCGATAGCGAGGCCTGCAAGCAATGTGCAGAAAAATGCCGCCAATGTGCGGAAACATGTAAAAAAATGGCTGCTTAAGCCGATAAAAAGGTTTTACAAAACAAAACTATGAATTCCATGATAAAAAAATCAAAGGCTGTCCTCCTAATATGTTTCGGCTTCGGCATACTGCTGATAAATTTTGAAGTAAGAGCACAGTCACAGGAGAAACAAAATTCACCAAAAATGGAAAATACAGAAGCTAAAACAGAGGTCCTTCAATTAACAGTGGAAGGAATGA
It encodes:
- a CDS encoding metal-sensitive transcriptional regulator, whose product is MNLPKDLTKDIITRLKSIEGQTRGLIAMLEEDKDPEKILTQFKAIQKALDKSHFLLLDEAYRKALAIKIVETMDACPGNCGNEDRIEFIRKQFPNLEMDDLTEKMKEIAELKKRIDARNEQSS
- a CDS encoding thioredoxin family protein, giving the protein MKRQIEIFTANCPVCDPVVQMVNDLVCDNCEVTTYDLVKQCEDKTCLSKVEEYGVKRLPAIAVNGKLLDCCQISAPTKESLVAAGIGK